The following coding sequences are from one Oryzias melastigma strain HK-1 linkage group LG20, ASM292280v2, whole genome shotgun sequence window:
- the gimap4 gene encoding GTPase IMAP family member 4: MEANKPLHTSAAGDACGPEETNTTASAAKVAVARLPEIRLVVVGWRWPGKSLTGNTIIGREEFHLERAAEFCIKRETEVDGREVTVVDTPGWFSTQDTPPSYKQELAKGPSLCPPGPHAFLLVIPIGMFTEVDRSRIEEHLSLFGERVWNHTIVVFTWAEVLRKISIERYIRREGQELQWVLRKCKKRYFVINNSIFGENPQVGSLMQRVEKMVAEEGGHYSLEAEVKALDQNQNAAGEAQATPEPSSEQDLTNAMGVVSLSSE; this comes from the exons ATGGAAGCAAATAAACCACTTCATACATCAG CAGCTGGAGATGCATGTGGACCAGAGGAGACTAACACCACGGCGTCGGCAGCAAAGGTCGCCGTTGCCCGTCTGCCTGAAATCCGTCTGGTGGTGGTGGGATGGAGGTGGCCCGGGAAAAGCCTGACAGGAAACACCATCATCGGCAGGGAGGAGTTTCACTTGGAACGAGCGGCTGAGTTCTGCATCAAGAGGGAGACTGAGGTGGACGGACGGGAGGTCACCGTGGTGGACACTCCCGGATGGTTTTCCACGCAGGATACGCCGCCCTCCTATAAACAGGAATTGGCGAAGGGTCCTTCTCTTTGCCCGCCGGGGCCTCACGCCTTCCTACTCGTCATTCCCATCGGCATGTTCACAGAGGTGGACCGCAGCCGCATCGAAGAGCACCTGAGCCTGTTTGGGGAGCGGGTCTGGAACCACACCATCGTGGTGTTCACCTGGGCGGAGGTGCTGAGGAAGATTTCCATCGAGAGGTACATCCGCAGGGAGGGGCAGGAGCTGCAGTGGGTCCTCAGGAAGTGTAAGAAAAGGTACTTCGTCATCAACAACTCCATATTTGGGGAGAATCCTCAAGTGGGGAGTTTAATGCAGAGGGTGGAGAAGATGGTGGCAGAGGAGGGGGGGCACTATAGTTTAGAAGCTGAAGTGAAAGctttggatcagaaccagaatgCAGCCGGAGAGGCTCAGGCGACACCAGAACCGAGCTCTGAACAGGATCTGACGAACGCCATGGGAGTGGTGTCGCTTTCCTCTGAGTGA